The following nucleotide sequence is from Streptomyces changanensis.
CCGAGCGCGCAGAGTCGGTGATGCCCGAGATGAAGGTGCCGGGAACAGTGATGACAAAGGTGGTCATGGCGACTCCTCGCATGGGACGGAGCTTGAATGTCGTCCTGCTTCCCTCATTGTCTGCAATGAACTCGTCTGGCCATGTCTGACCTGCCTGGGAGGTGAGCCGGTGACACCTTCACCTCTACTCCCGTTTGACTGCCCGGCTGCCAAGGGCACATGCGGTCACCCGTACGCGCCACGAAATCCAGGTTTGCGCATGTCAGGCTCAGGCGTTTGCGTGGCGTGGGGCGATGGCTCGTCGGGCGGCGTGATGTGCCGGCTTGCGTCCTGCGGCAGCCTGGAGGCGCTGCAACCACAGGGACGCGGCGCCGAGCAGGCCGGTGAAGACCGCCAGGAGGAGCAGGGAGATCCACATCTGCCGACTCCCGGGATGGACCCGTCCCGTCCAAGCCGCGGCGGCCGCCCACAGCAGGGCGCCTGCCATGTAGAAGGTACGGACGCGGCGCAGCTGCCGCACGGCCCGCGGGGGCATCGGGTGTTCAGTCTTCGGTGCCATGCCGGCCCGTGTACCCCGATCCGCGCTACTCACCGGGGGGTGGCAAGTGGAAGAGGGGGGTGGGGGCGGGTGGTCAGGTCGGTTGCGGGTGCATACGGAGTCGGCCATTCGGGGGCGGCCTGAATGGCCGCCAGGTCCCTGAACGTCTGGGGCTTTCAGCTTGCTGGCCAACCGGTTCTCAACCATCGACCAACTCCCCTCACCTCACTGTCCAGCTCCAACACCCTCCCCCACCACCCCGCACAACCCGCAAGACAAATCCGATCAGCCCACTCAACCGTATCCGCCCACCTGGACACCGAAATGAGAACCACACCGGACAAGAACACACGAGAACTCCCAGCTGGGCGAGCCGTTCTCCATGCCTGCTTCGCAGGCATGGAGACGCTCCGTTTGCTTCGCTCCCGGAGCTGGTGGGGGACTTCGCCCCCTGGGGCTTCCGCTGCGCTTCAGCCCTGCGCGGGGTTCGCTGCGCTCCCCCGCTTGATGACCTGTCCGTTGTGCTCCCAGGCCTAGCCCGCTTCGCGGGCTGCTGGCTGGGTGAGGGTCAGAAGAGGCCGAGTCCGTATGCGATCCCCCCTGCCGCGAAGGCGCAGCCGATCAGAACGAACCCCTGCCTGCTCACGTTCTCCACTCCAGTCCTCCCTGCCGTTTCACCCCAGCCCTGTCCGCTGCCCTCACGGCGACTACGCAACCGGGGGCCCGCTGTAGCGAAAAGCACCCCGAAAGCTATGAACAGCACCATGACCGCAATTCGCACCGCACTCCCCCTCCAACAGATGGCTTGCCCTGTACCCCCACGCCAGCCAGACATGCGGATGCCGCCCGAGGTGGCGTGGCCGCGATTGGGAAGAGCCGGGAGGAGTTGAGTGGGTGTCACTTCTTCAGGTTGGCTTACGGGGCCGCTTAACGGCTTTCGGCTACGTCAGGAGAGAGTCTAGGATTCGGTGTGCTTCATTTTGAGGAGCGGGATAGACTCTGGATTCGGATCACACCAACCCGGTTCGCTTCGGAGGGGTTGTTGAGCTCCATCCCACAGCATTGTCAGCGCTCTGGTGAGACAGAAGCGGCCAGCCGACCGCGATGGACCAACCGTAGCCCTGCAGCTCATCTACGCGGGTGTTTCCCCGCTTCTCGCCGCTCGAATCGACCGGACGGCACCCAGGAGAAGGCAGACGGATATGTCGACCACGAGCCGAGCTGATCAGCGCGAGGCAGCCCAGCGAGAAGCTGTTGACGCGGTGCTTAGTGCCCTCGAATTGCCTGCAAAATCGCTGGTGCCCGAGCGGGGGCTCCGAACGCAGGTCATCATGGCGACCGGGTCCGGGAAGACCCGGGTGGCGGTCCGCAGCGCGGAGGAGCTCCATGCGGGCCGTGTGCTGGTGCTCGTTCCCTCGCTGGACCTGCTGGCGCAGACCGAGGCCGCGTGGCGGGAGGGGGGCCGCAGGGGGCCGATGCTCGGGGTGTCCTCGCTGCGAGGTGAGGAGGTGTCCTTCCCCAACACCACGGACGTGAACGAGCTGGTGGAGTGGACGCGGGGCCTGGAGAAGGTGACCGTGTATGCCACGTACGCCAGCCTCGGTCTGGGCACGCTGGAGCGGGCGCACGCTGCGGGTTTGGCCGCTTGGGACCTGATCGTCGTGGACGAGGCCCACCGGGTGTCGGGCCGGATCGGGAAGCCGTGGGCGGTCGTCCACGACAACACCCGCATCCCCGCTCTGCGGCGCCTCTACATGACGGCCACGCCGCGGCTGTGGCAGCTCGGGGACGAGGACGAGGCCGGCGCACCCGGCGAGCTGGTCGCGAGCATGGACGACGACCCCGACGGGCCGTTCGGCAGCAGGGCGTACACGCTGACGCTCTCGGAAGCGATCGACCGGGGGATCTGTGCCCCCTACCAGGTCGTATGCGTGGACGTCACCGACACCCAGCTGCAGGCCGCGCAGCTCCTGGGCGCCGAGGGCCGCTCCGCGGAGGTCCGCGGGGCGCGGCTCGCCGCGCTGCAGACCGCCCTGGTGAAGGCTTCGGCGGAGGAGGGCTTTAGGCGCACGCTGGTCTTCCACCACGTGGTGAAGGAGGCCGAGGCGTTCGCGGCCGGCCTCCCGGACGTCGCCGCGCAGCTGCACGCCAGCGACCCGGAGCTGTATCCGCGCACGATCTGGGCGGACTGGCTGTGCGGTGATCACAAGCCGCTCCACCGGCGGCGTCTGCTGGGCGAGTTCGCGGCCGGGGTCGCCACGGACGGCACCGTGGTGGAGAAGTGCTTCCTGTGCTCGGTGAAGGTCCTGGGCGAGGGCGTCGACACCAAGAACTGCGACTCCGTGTACTGGGCGGACGTACGCGGCTCGATGCCGGACCTGGTCCAGGCTGTCGGTCGGGCGCTGCGGATGCAGCCGGGTGAGGGGAAGGTCGCCTCGCTCGTGGTGCCTGCCCTGCTCGGGCCGGGCGAGACGGCGGACAACATGCTGACCTCGCGGGCGTTCGGCGGGCTGGCCAAGCTGTTGGAGGCGCTGCGGGCTCACGATGCTCGGGTGGTGGAGCAGCTCGCCGAGCAGCAGGCGCAGAGCCGGGTGCGGGGGGTGCAGAGCCGCAGCGGGGCAGACGGTGAGGAAGCCGGGAGCGACCGAAGCGACCGTGGACTGTCGATGCCGGCACGGGCGCTGCTGAAGTTCTCCACGCCCCGCGACCCGGCGCAGCTGGCGGCGTTCATCAACCTGCGCGTCCTCGACCCGGAGCACGAGCATTGGCGGCGCGGGGTGGAGGCCGCCGTCATCTATCACCGGCTGCATGGCGACCTGCGGGTGCCGTTCACGTACCGCGTGCCCTCCGTAGACGACCAGGAGGCGGAAGGCGAGGGGTGGCCGGGCTCGCTTGCCGGGTTCCCGCTGGGGCAGTGGATCGCCGACGCCCGCCGCTTCTACGCCCGCGGCGAGATGGACGAGGGCCGTGTCGAGCAGTTGGAGAAGCTCGGCATGGTGTGGTCGCACTTCGATGTCGCGTGGGAGGAGGGCCTGGCCGCCGCGCGCGGGTGGGCCGAGACGAACGGGCACCTCCTGGCCCCGCTGGACGCCACCTTCCAGGGCTACCGGGTGGGCATCTTTTTGAAGAACGCGCGGGCCGCCGCCCGGAAGGCTGCCGAGATCGAGCGGCGGCGTGTCGAGGGGTTGCCGGTCGAGTCGTCGGCCGGGGCCCTGACAGACGAGCGGCGCGAGCAGCTGGAAGAGATCGACCCATCCTGGTGCCCGGCCTGGCCGGTGACGTGGCAGCGTGCCTTTCACCTGGTGCGGGTGCACCTGGACGCGGGTGGGGCGCTGCCCACTGAGACGGGCGAGGTCGTGTGCCAGGGCGAGGACCTCGGACGGTGGGGGCGGGCGCAGCGGCTGGGTTGGGAGAAGCTCACGACGGTGCAGCAGTGGATGTGCGAGCAGGTCCTTGGAATCACACCCGCCGGCGAGGACGAGAAACCGCTCCCGCGCCGCACGCAGGCCGACAAGTGGGCGATGAACTACGAGGCCGCCCGGCAGTACTACCAGCGTGAGGGGCATTTGCGGGTGCCGAGGAAACACGTCGAGACGATCGCCGTCGGCGGCGACGGGAGTAGCGGCGAGGAGCAGGAGGAACGGGAGCTGCGGCT
It contains:
- a CDS encoding DUF2530 domain-containing protein; translation: MAPKTEHPMPPRAVRQLRRVRTFYMAGALLWAAAAAWTGRVHPGSRQMWISLLLLAVFTGLLGAASLWLQRLQAAAGRKPAHHAARRAIAPRHANA
- a CDS encoding DEAD/DEAH box helicase: MSTTSRADQREAAQREAVDAVLSALELPAKSLVPERGLRTQVIMATGSGKTRVAVRSAEELHAGRVLVLVPSLDLLAQTEAAWREGGRRGPMLGVSSLRGEEVSFPNTTDVNELVEWTRGLEKVTVYATYASLGLGTLERAHAAGLAAWDLIVVDEAHRVSGRIGKPWAVVHDNTRIPALRRLYMTATPRLWQLGDEDEAGAPGELVASMDDDPDGPFGSRAYTLTLSEAIDRGICAPYQVVCVDVTDTQLQAAQLLGAEGRSAEVRGARLAALQTALVKASAEEGFRRTLVFHHVVKEAEAFAAGLPDVAAQLHASDPELYPRTIWADWLCGDHKPLHRRRLLGEFAAGVATDGTVVEKCFLCSVKVLGEGVDTKNCDSVYWADVRGSMPDLVQAVGRALRMQPGEGKVASLVVPALLGPGETADNMLTSRAFGGLAKLLEALRAHDARVVEQLAEQQAQSRVRGVQSRSGADGEEAGSDRSDRGLSMPARALLKFSTPRDPAQLAAFINLRVLDPEHEHWRRGVEAAVIYHRLHGDLRVPFTYRVPSVDDQEAEGEGWPGSLAGFPLGQWIADARRFYARGEMDEGRVEQLEKLGMVWSHFDVAWEEGLAAARGWAETNGHLLAPLDATFQGYRVGIFLKNARAAARKAAEIERRRVEGLPVESSAGALTDERREQLEEIDPSWCPAWPVTWQRAFHLVRVHLDAGGALPTETGEVVCQGEDLGRWGRAQRLGWEKLTTVQQWMCEQVLGITPAGEDEKPLPRRTQADKWAMNYEAARQYYQREGHLRVPRKHVETIAVGGDGSSGEEQEERELRLGAWISNQRSRAATLTPERIELLSAIGMRWT